The Streptomyces sp. NBC_01353 genome contains a region encoding:
- a CDS encoding chorismate-binding protein — protein MHDLAPLARFGGLVATDLRDVTSDPEALDSAGFWAVSADFEGRLTCARFGDVRPDPVRAPDPGAWRGPAVGDWTSSLDRAAYIAGVRAIRAHIVRGEVYQANLCRVMSAPLPDPHAADVDALTAVLARGNPAPYAGTIRLPAHGVEIATASPELYLRREGRTIESGPIKGTARTADGLLEKDHAENVMIVDLVRNDLGRVCASGSVTVPELCAVEAHPGLVHLVSTVRGDLDESVGWRELLDATFPPGSVTGAPKSSALRIIKALETAPRGPYCGGIGWVDADRRTAELAVGIRTFWIDRAEGVLRFGTGAGITWGSDPEREWAETELKASRLLAVASGTYEASGKAISR, from the coding sequence GTGCACGACCTTGCTCCCCTGGCCCGCTTCGGCGGCCTCGTCGCGACCGACCTGCGGGATGTCACCAGTGATCCCGAGGCCCTGGACTCCGCCGGCTTCTGGGCCGTCTCCGCGGACTTCGAGGGCCGTCTGACCTGCGCCCGCTTCGGCGACGTACGACCGGACCCCGTCCGCGCGCCCGACCCCGGAGCCTGGCGCGGGCCTGCAGTGGGTGACTGGACGTCCTCGCTCGACCGCGCCGCGTACATCGCCGGCGTCCGCGCGATCCGCGCGCACATCGTGCGGGGCGAGGTCTACCAGGCCAACCTCTGCCGTGTGATGTCCGCGCCGCTGCCCGACCCGCACGCCGCCGACGTCGACGCCCTCACCGCCGTCCTGGCCCGCGGCAACCCCGCCCCGTACGCGGGAACGATTCGGCTGCCCGCCCACGGGGTGGAGATCGCCACCGCCTCCCCCGAGCTCTATCTGCGCCGCGAGGGACGCACCATCGAGTCCGGCCCCATCAAGGGCACCGCGCGGACCGCCGACGGCCTCCTGGAGAAGGACCACGCCGAGAACGTGATGATCGTGGACCTCGTGCGGAACGACCTCGGCCGGGTCTGCGCGAGCGGCTCGGTCACCGTCCCCGAGCTGTGCGCCGTCGAAGCCCACCCCGGCCTCGTCCATCTCGTCTCCACCGTCCGCGGCGACCTCGACGAGAGCGTCGGCTGGCGGGAACTGCTCGACGCGACCTTCCCGCCCGGCTCCGTCACCGGCGCCCCCAAGTCGAGCGCCCTGCGGATCATCAAGGCCCTGGAGACCGCGCCCCGCGGCCCGTACTGCGGAGGCATCGGCTGGGTCGACGCCGACCGGCGCACCGCGGAGCTCGCCGTCGGCATACGCACCTTCTGGATCGACCGTGCCGAGGGCGTGCTCCGCTTCGGCACCGGCGCCGGCATCACCTGGGGCTCCGACCCCGAGCGCGAGTGGGCGGAGACCGAATTGAAGGCGTCCCGCCTGCTGGCGGTAGCGTCGGGCACGTACGAGGCAAGTGGAAAGGCCATATCTCGATGA
- a CDS encoding GNAT family N-acetyltransferase, producing MTTTLRPTGPLQQTPGGDRSRTYDVCVNSRRVGSVHLATAPGFGAAAGVIDALSIDEKDRRRGRGTVAALAAEEVLRGWGCGEVQISVPADARAALRMADALGYTERSRNMVKELPGEPPELPQGVTVRPMTEAEYGDWEATARDAFAQSWIDRGVAQDQARAKAEASHRELLPQGLATPGTAINLALRDGEVVGQVWTAARELEPGVSGSYVYDIEVAEGARGHGYGRALMLLAERVAIDAGERLLGLHVFTGNTPAIRLYESLGYRTTRVNSYKRLL from the coding sequence ATGACCACCACCCTGCGGCCGACCGGGCCGCTTCAGCAGACCCCCGGCGGCGACCGTTCACGCACCTACGACGTCTGCGTGAACAGCCGTCGCGTCGGCTCCGTGCATCTCGCCACCGCCCCCGGATTCGGCGCCGCGGCCGGTGTGATCGATGCCCTGAGCATCGACGAGAAGGACCGCCGCCGCGGCCGTGGCACGGTCGCCGCGCTCGCCGCCGAGGAGGTGCTGCGCGGCTGGGGCTGCGGCGAGGTCCAGATCTCCGTACCGGCGGACGCCCGGGCGGCGCTGCGGATGGCCGACGCCCTCGGGTACACCGAACGCAGCCGGAACATGGTCAAGGAGCTGCCGGGCGAGCCGCCCGAGCTGCCCCAGGGCGTCACCGTCCGCCCCATGACCGAGGCGGAGTACGGGGACTGGGAGGCGACGGCCAGGGACGCCTTCGCGCAGAGCTGGATCGACCGGGGTGTGGCGCAGGACCAGGCGCGGGCCAAGGCCGAGGCCAGCCACCGGGAGCTGCTTCCGCAGGGACTGGCCACGCCCGGCACGGCGATCAACCTGGCGTTGCGGGACGGCGAGGTCGTCGGTCAGGTGTGGACCGCCGCCCGTGAGCTGGAGCCCGGGGTCTCGGGCAGCTACGTCTACGACATCGAGGTCGCGGAGGGAGCTCGGGGCCATGGCTACGGCCGCGCCCTGATGCTGCTCGCCGAGCGGGTCGCGATCGACGCCGGCGAGCGCCTGCTGGGACTCCATGTCTTCACGGGCAACACGCCGGCGATCCGGCTCTACGAGTCGCTCGGCTACCGGACGACGCGCGTCAACAGCTACAAGCGGCTGCTCTAG
- a CDS encoding SsgA family sporulation/cell division regulator, which produces MNTTVSCELHLRLVVSSESSLPVPAGLRYDTADPYAVHATFHTGAEETVEWVFARDLLAEGLHRPTGTGDVRVWPSRSHGQGVVCIALSSPEGEALLEAPARALESFLKRTDAAVPPGTEHRHFDLDTELSHILADS; this is translated from the coding sequence ATGAACACCACGGTCAGCTGCGAGCTGCACCTGCGCCTCGTTGTGTCGAGCGAGTCCTCACTGCCTGTACCCGCGGGCCTGCGGTATGACACGGCCGATCCGTATGCCGTGCACGCCACCTTCCACACCGGAGCCGAGGAGACGGTCGAGTGGGTCTTCGCCCGCGACCTTCTCGCCGAGGGGCTGCACCGGCCCACCGGCACCGGCGACGTCAGAGTCTGGCCGTCCCGCAGTCACGGTCAGGGCGTCGTCTGCATCGCGTTGAGTTCCCCCGAGGGCGAAGCCCTGCTCGAGGCCCCGGCGAGGGCCCTGGAGTCGTTCCTGAAGCGGACCGACGCCGCCGTGCCACCGGGCACCGAGCACCGCCACTTCGACCTCGATACAGAGCTCTCGCACATCCTGGCCGACAGCTGA
- a CDS encoding HIT domain-containing protein, with translation MLHSMTIEPEQQIGVGTQDAFQRLWTPHRMAYIQGENKPTGPGAEDGCPFCSIPAKSDEDGLVIARGEKVYAVLNLYPYNGGHLMVVPYRHIADYTDLDAEETVELGEFTKRAMIALRSASGAHGFNIGMNQGSVAGAGIAAHLHQHVVPRWGGDTNFMPVVGHTKVLPQLLADTRTMLAAAWPASSELA, from the coding sequence ATGCTGCACAGCATGACGATTGAGCCGGAGCAGCAGATCGGAGTGGGGACGCAGGACGCGTTCCAGCGCCTGTGGACGCCTCACCGGATGGCGTACATCCAGGGCGAGAACAAGCCGACCGGGCCAGGGGCCGAGGACGGCTGTCCCTTCTGTTCGATCCCGGCGAAGTCGGACGAGGACGGGCTCGTGATCGCGCGCGGCGAGAAGGTGTACGCCGTGCTCAATCTCTACCCGTACAACGGCGGGCATCTGATGGTCGTGCCGTACCGCCACATCGCCGACTACACGGATCTCGACGCGGAGGAGACCGTCGAGCTCGGCGAGTTCACCAAGCGGGCGATGATCGCGCTGCGGTCCGCCTCCGGCGCGCACGGCTTCAACATCGGCATGAACCAGGGTTCGGTCGCGGGCGCCGGTATCGCCGCCCATCTGCACCAGCACGTGGTGCCCCGCTGGGGCGGCGACACCAACTTCATGCCGGTCGTCGGCCACACCAAGGTGCTGCCGCAGCTCCTCGCCGACACCCGCACCATGCTCGCCGCCGCCTGGCCGGCCTCGTCCGAGCTCGCCTGA
- a CDS encoding aminodeoxychorismate lyase, which yields MKLWVNGGLYDAAEARVSVLDHGLTVGDGVFETVKAERGETFALTLHLERLTRSARGLGLPDPDLDEVRRACAAVLEANPMELGRLRITYTGGISPLGSERGDEGAGLVVALGETGRRADSTAVITVPWTRNERGAVTGLKTTSYAENVVALARAREQGASEALFANTVGRLCEGTGSNVFVVIDGRIHTPPVSSGCLAGITRALAVQWTGAEETDLPFDVLESAEEIFLTSTLRDIQSVHRVDGRELTGAPGPVTAKAMRIFDERAAAGRDPHL from the coding sequence ATGAAACTCTGGGTCAACGGCGGGCTGTACGACGCGGCGGAAGCCCGGGTCTCCGTACTGGACCACGGTCTGACCGTCGGCGACGGCGTCTTCGAGACGGTCAAGGCCGAGCGCGGCGAGACCTTCGCCCTCACTCTCCACCTGGAGCGCCTCACCCGCTCCGCACGCGGGCTCGGCCTGCCCGACCCCGACCTCGACGAGGTCCGCCGCGCCTGCGCCGCCGTCCTCGAGGCCAACCCGATGGAGCTGGGCCGGCTCCGCATCACGTACACCGGCGGAATCTCCCCGCTCGGCTCCGAGCGCGGCGACGAGGGCGCCGGCCTGGTCGTGGCGCTCGGCGAGACGGGCCGCCGCGCGGACTCGACCGCCGTGATCACGGTCCCCTGGACCCGCAACGAGCGCGGCGCGGTCACCGGCCTGAAGACCACCTCGTACGCCGAGAACGTCGTCGCCCTGGCCAGGGCACGTGAACAGGGCGCCTCCGAGGCGCTGTTCGCCAACACCGTCGGTCGGCTCTGCGAGGGCACCGGGTCCAATGTCTTCGTCGTGATCGACGGCCGGATCCACACCCCGCCCGTCTCGTCCGGCTGCCTGGCGGGCATCACCCGCGCCCTCGCGGTGCAGTGGACCGGCGCGGAGGAGACCGACCTTCCGTTCGACGTCCTGGAGAGCGCCGAGGAGATCTTCCTGACCTCGACCCTCCGCGACATCCAGTCCGTCCACCGGGTCGACGGGCGCGAGCTGACCGGCGCCCCGGGCCCCGTGACCGCCAAGGCGATGCGGATCTTCGACGAGCGCGCGGCGGCCGGCAGGGACCCGCACCTCTAA
- a CDS encoding ion channel: protein MNESPGKQERWDRRMETPLAVASLLFLAGYTVRVLAQDLDQVWLDLCLAITLATWGVFILDYAVRLRLSGLGPLRFVRAHLLGTLVVVLPLLRPLQMVKIYDRIQRRHDKPRLTLYARVMAYSSITVTLLGFAGALAVYQHERGAPGATIRTFGDSIWWAAETLTTVGYGDVTPVTPVGRIIAVGMMACGVALIGAVTGSFSSWLIQSFRREDEKRPPGDSPGAS from the coding sequence ATGAACGAGTCGCCGGGGAAGCAGGAGCGCTGGGACCGGCGCATGGAGACACCGCTCGCGGTGGCGTCCCTGCTCTTCCTCGCCGGGTACACGGTACGGGTGCTGGCCCAGGACCTGGACCAGGTCTGGCTGGACCTCTGCCTGGCGATCACCCTGGCGACCTGGGGCGTCTTCATCCTCGACTACGCGGTACGGCTCCGGCTCAGCGGCCTCGGCCCGCTGCGCTTCGTCCGCGCGCACCTCCTGGGCACGCTGGTCGTGGTGCTGCCGCTGCTGCGGCCCCTGCAGATGGTGAAGATCTACGACCGGATCCAGCGCCGCCACGACAAGCCGCGCCTGACCCTCTATGCCCGGGTCATGGCCTACTCCAGCATCACGGTCACCCTGCTCGGCTTCGCCGGCGCGCTCGCGGTCTACCAGCACGAGCGCGGGGCGCCTGGCGCCACGATCCGTACCTTCGGGGACTCGATCTGGTGGGCCGCCGAGACGCTGACGACGGTGGGGTACGGGGACGTGACCCCGGTGACCCCGGTCGGCCGGATCATCGCGGTGGGGATGATGGCGTGCGGTGTCGCGCTGATCGGGGCGGTGACGGGTTCGTTCTCGTCCTGGCTGATCCAGTCGTTCAGGCGGGAGGACGAGAAGAGGCCCCCGGGGGATTCCCCGGGGGCCTCCTGA
- the thrS gene encoding threonine--tRNA ligase, protein MSDVRVTVQSASGAEDRAVSAGTTAGALFADDRSVIAARVGGELKDLTYVVAEGDVVEPVEISSPDGLDILRHSTAHVMAQAVQELFPEAKLGIGPPVRDGFYYDFDVEKPFTPEDLKAIEKKMQEIQKRGQRFSRRVVTDEAAREELADEPYKLELIGIKGSASTDDGANVEVGGGELTIYDNLDAKTGDLCWKDLCRGPHLPTTRNIPAFKLMRNAAAYWRGSEKNPMLQRIYGTAWPSKDELKAHLDFLAEAEKRDHRKLGNELDLFSIPDEIGSGLAVFHPKGGIIRRVMEDYSRKRHEEEGYEFVYSPHATKGKLFEKSGHLDWYAEGMYPPMQLDEGVDYYLKPMNCPMHNLIFDARGRSYRELPLRLFEFGTVYRYEKSGVVHGLTRARGFTQDDAHIYCTKEQMAEELDKTLTFVLNLLRDYGLTDFYLELSTKDPEKFVGSDEIWEEATAVLQQVAEKQGLPLTPDPGGAAFYGPKISVQARDAIGRTWQMSTVQLDFNLPERFDLEYTGPDGTKQRPVMIHRALFGSIERFFAVLLEHYAGAMPPWLAPVQATGIPIGDAHIPYLQEFAAKAKKQGLRVEVDASSDRMQKKIRNAQKQKVPFMIIAGDEDMANGAVSFRYRDGSQENGIPVDEAIAKIAKIVEDRVQV, encoded by the coding sequence GTGTCTGATGTCCGTGTGACCGTTCAGTCCGCCTCAGGAGCCGAGGATCGGGCGGTGAGCGCGGGCACCACCGCCGGCGCACTGTTCGCCGACGACCGGTCCGTGATCGCCGCCCGCGTCGGCGGTGAGCTGAAGGACCTCACCTACGTCGTCGCCGAGGGCGATGTCGTCGAACCCGTCGAGATCTCGTCCCCGGACGGCCTCGACATCCTGCGCCACTCCACCGCGCACGTCATGGCCCAGGCCGTGCAGGAGCTCTTCCCCGAGGCCAAGCTGGGCATCGGCCCGCCGGTCCGTGACGGCTTCTACTACGACTTCGACGTCGAGAAGCCGTTCACCCCCGAGGATCTCAAGGCCATCGAGAAGAAGATGCAGGAGATCCAGAAGCGGGGGCAGCGCTTCTCCCGCCGTGTGGTGACCGACGAGGCCGCCCGCGAGGAGCTCGCGGACGAGCCGTACAAGCTGGAGCTCATCGGCATCAAGGGCTCCGCCTCGACCGACGACGGTGCCAACGTCGAGGTCGGCGGCGGCGAGCTCACCATCTACGACAACCTGGACGCCAAGACCGGCGACCTGTGCTGGAAGGACCTCTGCCGAGGCCCCCACCTGCCCACCACCCGGAACATCCCGGCGTTCAAGCTGATGCGCAACGCCGCCGCCTACTGGCGCGGCAGCGAGAAGAACCCGATGCTCCAGCGCATCTACGGCACCGCCTGGCCCTCGAAGGACGAGCTGAAGGCCCACCTCGACTTCCTCGCCGAGGCCGAGAAGCGCGACCACCGCAAGCTCGGCAACGAGCTCGACCTCTTCTCCATCCCGGACGAGATCGGCTCCGGCCTCGCCGTCTTCCACCCCAAGGGCGGCATCATCCGCCGGGTCATGGAGGACTACTCGCGCAAGCGCCACGAGGAGGAGGGCTACGAGTTCGTCTACTCGCCGCACGCCACCAAGGGCAAGCTGTTCGAGAAGTCGGGCCACCTCGACTGGTACGCCGAGGGCATGTACCCCCCCATGCAGCTCGACGAGGGCGTGGACTACTACCTCAAGCCCATGAACTGCCCGATGCACAACCTGATCTTCGACGCGCGTGGGCGCTCCTACCGTGAGCTGCCGCTGCGCCTCTTCGAGTTCGGCACCGTGTACCGGTACGAGAAGTCCGGCGTCGTGCACGGCCTGACCCGGGCCCGCGGCTTCACCCAGGACGACGCGCACATCTACTGCACCAAGGAGCAGATGGCGGAGGAGCTCGACAAGACCCTCACCTTCGTCCTGAACCTGCTGCGCGACTACGGTCTGACCGACTTCTACCTGGAACTGTCCACCAAGGACCCGGAGAAGTTCGTCGGCTCGGACGAGATCTGGGAGGAGGCCACCGCGGTCCTCCAACAGGTCGCCGAGAAGCAGGGCCTCCCGCTCACCCCCGACCCGGGCGGCGCCGCCTTCTACGGCCCGAAGATCTCCGTGCAGGCGCGCGACGCCATCGGCCGCACCTGGCAGATGTCGACCGTGCAGCTCGACTTCAACCTGCCGGAGCGCTTCGACCTGGAGTACACCGGCCCCGACGGCACCAAGCAGCGCCCGGTCATGATCCACCGCGCGCTGTTCGGCTCCATCGAGCGCTTCTTCGCGGTGCTGCTCGAGCACTACGCGGGCGCCATGCCGCCGTGGCTGGCCCCGGTGCAGGCGACCGGCATCCCGATCGGCGACGCGCACATCCCGTACCTGCAGGAGTTCGCCGCCAAGGCGAAGAAGCAGGGGCTGCGGGTCGAGGTCGACGCCTCCTCGGACCGGATGCAGAAGAAGATCCGCAACGCGCAGAAGCAGAAGGTCCCGTTCATGATCATCGCGGGTGACGAGGACATGGCCAACGGCGCCGTCTCCTTCCGCTACCGCGACGGTTCGCAGGAGAACGGCATCCCCGTCGACGAGGCCATCGCCAAGATCGCCAAGATCGTCGAGGACCGCGTCCAGGTCTGA
- a CDS encoding DUF4365 domain-containing protein, with amino-acid sequence MALAQPESGGLPPQRAASLRGSLATTACMETLQVGYLHAVAAAAGCSLSQPFPDNGIDWHVSHSAPGHTVDDEVTIKVQLKCTYQLAPRPPGPAFSFTLDNDHLVKLARTPVSVHKILVVMIVPRSQDDWLRAGHDRLDLRHCCYWINLAGHPVTGRRRTTVRIPTARIFDDRALCEIMTRVGVGGRP; translated from the coding sequence ATGGCGCTCGCCCAGCCCGAATCGGGAGGGCTGCCGCCCCAGCGGGCAGCATCACTGCGCGGCTCACTCGCCACCACCGCCTGCATGGAGACGCTCCAGGTCGGATATCTCCACGCGGTCGCGGCCGCGGCGGGCTGCTCGCTGTCGCAGCCCTTTCCGGACAACGGAATCGACTGGCACGTGAGCCACAGCGCTCCCGGCCACACCGTCGACGACGAAGTGACCATCAAGGTGCAGCTCAAGTGCACCTACCAGCTGGCGCCGCGGCCGCCTGGGCCCGCGTTCTCCTTCACCCTCGACAACGACCACCTGGTGAAGCTGGCGCGGACCCCCGTTTCGGTGCACAAGATCCTGGTCGTGATGATCGTGCCGCGCTCCCAGGACGACTGGCTGCGGGCCGGCCACGACCGGCTCGACCTGCGGCACTGCTGCTACTGGATCAACCTGGCCGGCCACCCGGTCACGGGACGGCGCCGGACGACCGTGCGCATACCGACGGCACGGATCTTCGACGACCGGGCGCTCTGCGAGATCATGACCCGGGTCGGCGTGGGAGGGAGACCTTGA
- a CDS encoding CGNR zinc finger domain-containing protein encodes MLIPHDTRIALDTVVDLMNTAPQGDRDDELADLQSLHTFVRAHDISGVGELDENDLRGVREVRARFTAVFAAPDARIAATLINQLVAAAGTTPQLTDHDGYDWHVHYFAPGASITDHLAADCGMALAFIVVAGEQERLRRCEAPDCGRAFVDLSRNRSRRYCDSRTCGNRLHVAAYRARRKEAAG; translated from the coding sequence GTGCTGATCCCCCACGACACCCGGATCGCCCTCGACACCGTCGTCGATCTGATGAACACCGCCCCCCAGGGCGACCGTGACGACGAACTCGCGGACCTCCAGTCGCTGCACACCTTCGTGCGGGCTCATGACATCAGCGGCGTCGGCGAGCTCGACGAGAACGACCTGCGGGGCGTGCGCGAGGTGCGCGCCAGGTTCACGGCCGTCTTCGCGGCGCCGGACGCCCGGATCGCGGCGACGCTGATCAACCAGCTGGTGGCGGCCGCGGGCACGACCCCACAGCTCACCGACCACGACGGCTACGACTGGCATGTGCACTACTTCGCGCCGGGCGCGTCGATCACCGACCACCTCGCCGCGGACTGCGGCATGGCGCTGGCGTTCATCGTGGTGGCGGGCGAGCAGGAGCGCCTGCGGCGCTGCGAGGCCCCGGACTGCGGCCGGGCCTTCGTCGACCTCTCCCGCAATCGTTCCCGCCGGTACTGCGACAGCCGCACCTGCGGTAACCGGCTCCACGTGGCCGCGTACCGGGCGCGCCGCAAGGAAGCCGCCGGCTGA
- a CDS encoding 3'-5' exonuclease — MTTHWYDGPLAAFDTETTGVDVEEDRIVSAALVVQDTAGGRPRVTRWLVNPGIPVPAAATEVHGLTDEHLQRHGRWPAPVMEELGRALAEQCAAGRPLVVMNAPFDLTILDRELRRHRASSLGRYLENASLCVLDPRVLDKHLDRYRKGRRTLTDLCAQYGVELDGAHDAAADAAAALDVVRAVARRFTSRLERLSPAELHTLQAVWHAAQARGLQAWFTRNGTPETVDPAWPLRPEMRTAA, encoded by the coding sequence ATGACGACGCACTGGTACGACGGGCCCCTGGCCGCATTCGACACGGAAACCACAGGAGTCGACGTCGAGGAGGACCGGATCGTCTCGGCCGCCCTCGTCGTCCAGGACACGGCCGGGGGGCGTCCGCGGGTGACGCGCTGGCTGGTCAATCCCGGGATTCCGGTGCCCGCTGCGGCCACGGAGGTCCATGGTCTGACGGATGAACATCTGCAGCGGCACGGGCGCTGGCCCGCACCCGTGATGGAGGAGTTGGGGCGGGCGCTCGCCGAACAGTGTGCGGCGGGCAGGCCGTTGGTGGTGATGAACGCGCCGTTCGATCTGACGATCCTGGACCGCGAGCTGCGGCGCCATCGCGCCTCCTCGCTGGGTCGCTATCTGGAGAACGCGTCGCTGTGCGTGCTGGATCCGCGGGTGCTCGACAAGCATCTGGACCGCTACCGCAAGGGCCGCCGGACGCTGACGGATCTGTGTGCGCAGTACGGCGTGGAGCTGGACGGCGCGCACGACGCGGCGGCCGACGCGGCGGCGGCGCTGGATGTCGTACGGGCGGTGGCGCGGCGTTTCACGTCCCGGCTCGAGCGGCTGTCGCCGGCGGAGCTGCACACCCTGCAGGCGGTGTGGCACGCGGCGCAGGCGCGCGGGCTGCAGGCGTGGTTCACGCGCAACGGGACGCCGGAGACGGTGGATCCGGCGTGGCCGCTCCGTCCGGAGATGCGGACGGCGGCGTGA
- a CDS encoding SRPBCC family protein, with translation MDWCRYRFRSVWQLAAPPDAVYAVLERAEEYPRWWPQVREVVPVDELTGTARFRSLLPYDLVVTAEARRRDPVARVLEVSLRGDLEGWARWTLTSRSTGTRAVYEQEVEVTSPLMRRLAVPGRPVFRANHALMMRAGRRGLAARLAGPREGGTSRPTTGDSGPV, from the coding sequence ATGGACTGGTGCCGCTACCGCTTCCGCAGCGTCTGGCAGTTGGCCGCCCCGCCCGACGCGGTCTACGCCGTGCTCGAACGTGCCGAGGAGTACCCCCGGTGGTGGCCCCAGGTCCGCGAGGTCGTCCCCGTCGACGAGCTCACCGGCACGGCCCGCTTCCGCTCCCTGCTCCCGTACGACCTCGTGGTCACCGCGGAAGCCCGGCGCCGGGACCCCGTCGCCCGCGTCCTGGAGGTCTCGCTGCGCGGCGATCTGGAGGGCTGGGCACGCTGGACCCTGACCTCCCGCAGCACGGGAACCCGCGCGGTCTACGAGCAGGAGGTCGAGGTGACCAGCCCCCTCATGCGCCGCCTCGCGGTCCCCGGCCGGCCCGTCTTCCGTGCCAACCACGCCCTGATGATGCGCGCCGGTCGGCGCGGCCTGGCGGCCAGACTGGCGGGGCCCCGTGAGGGCGGCACGTCCCGGCCGACGACGGGGGACAGCGGGCCGGTTTGA
- a CDS encoding TIGR02611 family protein, giving the protein MNAESDERTGESAVNGESELGSRAPEFIKARRTLHLSWQVGVFIVGLAVVGAGVVMLPLPGPGWLVIFGGMAIWATEFVWAQLVLRWTKRKVTEAAQRALDPKVRRRNIILTTIGLVIIAVLLGFYLWKYGFVMPWKIND; this is encoded by the coding sequence ATGAATGCGGAGAGTGATGAGCGCACCGGGGAGTCCGCGGTCAACGGGGAATCCGAGCTGGGATCCCGGGCCCCCGAGTTCATCAAGGCCCGTCGGACCCTGCACCTGAGCTGGCAGGTCGGCGTTTTCATCGTGGGACTGGCGGTCGTGGGGGCGGGCGTCGTCATGCTCCCGTTGCCCGGCCCCGGCTGGCTGGTGATCTTCGGCGGTATGGCGATCTGGGCCACCGAGTTCGTCTGGGCGCAGCTCGTGCTCCGCTGGACGAAGCGGAAGGTCACCGAGGCCGCTCAGCGGGCGCTCGATCCGAAGGTCCGGCGCCGCAACATCATCCTGACCACGATCGGTCTGGTGATCATCGCGGTGCTGCTCGGTTTCTATCTCTGGAAGTACGGCTTCGTCATGCCGTGGAAGATCAACGACTGA
- a CDS encoding DsbA family protein yields MSDSTTPSTSPVAVEAWFDLQCSDCFRALDDVRALREKYGERIDVQLRHFPLEKHKHAYAAAQAAEEAADQGKGWPYAEALLTRTAELGDRGEPVLLDVASELGLDAEEFDTALIDGRHLLTVDADQAEGKAIKVTGTPTYVVGGERLDGGKSQDGLRERVEAIVDRLLAD; encoded by the coding sequence ATGAGTGACTCCACCACCCCGTCCACCTCCCCCGTCGCCGTGGAGGCCTGGTTCGACCTCCAGTGCTCCGACTGCTTCCGCGCGCTCGACGACGTGCGCGCGCTGCGCGAGAAGTACGGCGAGCGGATCGACGTACAGCTTCGGCACTTCCCGCTCGAGAAGCACAAGCACGCCTACGCCGCCGCCCAGGCCGCGGAGGAGGCGGCCGACCAGGGCAAGGGCTGGCCGTACGCGGAGGCGCTGCTCACCAGGACGGCGGAGCTGGGCGACCGGGGCGAGCCGGTCCTCCTGGACGTCGCGAGCGAACTGGGCCTGGACGCGGAGGAGTTCGACACCGCCCTGATCGACGGCCGGCATCTGCTGACCGTCGACGCCGACCAGGCCGAGGGCAAGGCGATCAAGGTCACCGGTACGCCGACCTATGTCGTGGGCGGCGAGCGCCTGGACGGCGGCAAGAGCCAGGACGGCCTGCGCGAGCGCGTCGAGGCGATCGTCGACCGCCTCCTCGCCGACTAG